The Erigeron canadensis isolate Cc75 chromosome 1, C_canadensis_v1, whole genome shotgun sequence genome segment ATTCTAAACATAGTCCCTATATATATTCAGTTGATATTGTGTAGCAATTTATGATGGTAATTGTTAGATTTAAGCTGAAGTCAAATTGTCAATACatgatttatttgattatttttcataatcaatacattttttttagataatataataaataatacttcatttattaagCATTTATTAGAGAAAGTAATATGCAATGTAAATATACAAATGGTTTTTTTAAACTCCAccattatatagttatatagattACAACTATATAATTAAGCCCACAACCATTTTAGGCATTCATTATATTTGCAAGCTTGCTTAGCAAAATGCAACACGTCTGCTATCAAATTACAAATTTCGGTCTTAAGTGCGGGTACAAGCATCAAACTTTTGCGTTTCGCCAAACTTTACATATCTGCTACCGACCATAAGTAAGCTTCTCTTTCTGTCGCTTGTTTCTCATTTTTCCTATTAAACATTTGTTTCTCAAAACCTGCACGATGAAGAAAAAGCATTATAAGTTGATCAcagttttcaattataaatgTTGCATTCATCCATTCAAGATAAATGTATAATCGGTAATCCTGCTGAACAAAACATCACCAATGTATTTAAGAGATGCTAATCAACAAGGAACTAACCCAGCTTGTAACTTTTAGAAGCAAAAAATAGGAACACAAATAAGGTAACTAGCTCTCAAAGgaaatcaaataaatatttgCAGTGATTTTTGGGGTCaagacttcaaaatttgttagcaAATATTTCGACCCATTTAATCATGACAGCGTTAATATGGGTTGTTTTGTGATATATAACGGGTGAAAGCAAAGTCTACGTTCAAAGCAAACAACCTCCTAAACATTATCATGCAGTTGATTTATATTAACAAAaccaacaaaattgttttttttctaataattaattactttatacATATTTTCAGACATCAAAAAGTTCATGTTCTTAACTCACAAATTCTAACCCACCCATCTTTTGCCAATTCTAGGTTATAATGTTGGGTAAGTGAATGAGCAAGGATACAAATAGACTAACCGTTGCTACGATCAACACCATCCCAGTGTCGTCCCGGTGTAATACCATAGCGGTTTGGTGCAGCGTCTAACCGCCTCTTCAACCAGCTGTGTTTGGGAACTTCCTGAGGAACTATAAATCCAGATTCTTTCATCCTTTCATTATCTCCCATGTCTGGAAGAACCAGCTCAGAATGCTTCTTCTGAAGAATTGAAATTATTAAGGGACACAGTATAcatattacacacacacacacacacatatatatgcattttaATAACCAAGATTTTTGGTTAAAGTGACTACCTTAACTAAATGTGCCATTGGGTCACCCCATCTCAGTGTGTCCTTCAGCATTTTGTCAAGATCGGGATCATCTCTGCAGCCACATGCAAGATAAAGAAAACACTAAATCTTCCAGATGTTTAAATTCACTGGATGTATTATGGTCAGAAGTAAAGGTGGTAAGATGGGTGGGTAGTTAAAGACTTGAAGGTCATAATAAGGTCAGGTTTAAACAAGTAACTTTTGCATAGTATAAAAGAATTCAGAAAGtttaatgtattaaaaatagaaattaagCCACTGACAACTCGTTTGCCAGGTTCCCTATGTAGGTAGTATTTTAATTAGACCAGTTTGAGATTAAACACAACCCAACCTGTTCTTGCGTATAGGGGTTGAAGTTGCCACCTTAAGTTCAAATGTGTGGAAAAATTAAATAAGGAATTTTAACATGTTCTACAGAAAATAAAACAAGCTATTTCATAATAGGCATAGTAATGATCATTGATATGTCACCATTAGACTTTAAAAGACAACTATTAAAGGAAGACAAGTCTTGGCCCTTAAAACTGAAAGGTGTAAAATTACCTTGTCCTTGCAAATGGTTTGGACTTCTCAAGTTCCAACTCTTGCCATCTTTCTTCCGCCTCCCGCTTTTGAGCTAGACCCTTTCCCCATTCCAATTTTATTTCctaattcaaaacaatatttaacACTTTACCATGAGTAACATTTCACAAGGATCAAAATATTAAACTTGAAAGTAAGTTATTCAATAGCATCATTTTTGAGATAATGTCgtatttttttcaataaaagacAAAGAGTGTACACCCCAACTGTTGTGGATTCAAATAACATTTAACATTACAATTATTTCAAGTAGTGTGGCATAGCAAGAAGCTATAATACTAGAAAACATATGTATCGTCAAACAACTAGAGAACTATCAAGTGTATATCATATACTAGACCAGATAAGAACACCAAAAGGTTGAGAGAACTTGCTCAACTCGTTTATACAACTAACTAATCAAAAACAACACATCATCAAACTCGTTATACCCTTTTTTATAGTAGCAGACTAATTAGACTAGTTATACTCTAGCTAGTAAACAAATTGAATAATTAAAGCTACTTTCCTGATCAAGATTGATACTAATAATAATCTAACAAGAAAACtactaaatataataaaagcCAGAAGACTTCAAACTTGACTAAAACCTATAGACCaccaaaaccaaaatcaatCAGGTCACTCTCTCAACCTAGTCAATCCTGATGAAGTTCAGCATATGCCCACATCCTTGTCACCTTTTTAATTTGATCACTGATACCACATGAAAAAATGGTTTGCTGACTTCCCTTCCTACAACGCAAAATGGACGAGAGGCGCAATAGGTGAAATGAGTCACCCACACAAGGGTGTCGGCTTTTCATCTATATTAACCTAACATATATAATCCAGTGAAGTATTCAACTTTTCCCACATACAATTTTAATACACCAAAACTTTTGACCAAAAGTAGCATATATACTGCACACCTGGCCTAGCGAAGGATGCAAGGTTTATCTAGAATCAATTCATATGAAACAGTGAAAGCAGGAAACCCGAGatgatataataaattaataatgatgacAGTAAAGTATTCGAGAACTTGTATAATGCATAACTTGATACTTTTAGAGAGTTAACACACAGAATAAtagaatatatgaaaataagtAGGTCAGATACCTTTGGCTtctcatctttcttttgaaGAGATTCGATCTGCTCCTTTGTCATGCGTTGCCCTGCAAAGGTTCCAAGATGAGTTTAATCTAAATTTATTCAACCAGAAATAGTCAACCTTAAGACAAACatcaaaagcaattgaaaactTCAATACCAACCTGTTCTCTTGTCACGGCGTACGCCTTCAGCACCTCGACCACTTATAGAAGGATCCATATTTTGAAACCTACAAGCAACTCAATTCAGTGAGAGGATGGTGGCAATATTGACTACCTACAAGCAGTTCACTACtgataaattaaataaagcAAAACAAAGAACATAAATGATTACCTCAAAAAGTCTGCCTTCTTTGTTTTTGCAATCTCTTCCTTCATATATTTACCACTAACTAAACCAGTTTTTGGCCTCTCAGATTCCTTCGCAGTCCTTCTTGGTGGAGAAAGGTCAGTAGCTGGAATTGATTGTTGATGTCCATTTCCACTCTTTTTCCTTGGGGGCGAAAGATCTTCCACTACAGATGCATGTGGGTGACTTTTATTTGAGGATCGACGTTGACCACGCCGTGGAGGAGAAAGATCAGAGTTTACCGAATCTCGTGTCCGGCTGTTTCGAGGAGGAGAAATATCTGAGTTTAGCGACTCGCGAGTCCGACCCTTGCGGGGAGGAGAAAGATCAGGATCTGAGTTAGGTTCTGGGGATGGTGTATCGAAACGTGCCCTTCGTTTTCTAGGTGGAGACATATCATGCGCATGTGGCTCTGGGGAAGGTGTATCATTCTGGTTCCTTTGTTTATGGGGTGGAGATATATCAGAATTTAGTACAGTTCTAGAAGGATCTAGCTCATGTCCTGGAGAAGGTGTATCGTTGCGAGCTCTACGTTTACGTGGGGGAGAGATATCAGAATTAGGGTCATCTGAGTTCAAACTATTAGCATTTTCAGAGACTGGAACCCAACCACTTCCATCTTCTGAAATAGCCCCAAATGGGCGTCGGTTTTTCCGCTCTTCTAATCgtttaattcttttaacttCTATATCTTCATTAACTTGAGGCTTCTCTTCATCTGTAATCAGAAGATTGCAATCCAGGGGTTAATTCACAGTTTGGTCTGATTCAATGGTGTATCTaattcaagttttttattttaaccttCTTTCATCtaaattttttaagtttaaaaatCTCAGAACTGAAGTCTGGGTCTCAAGGGGTTATTGCATAATGTAATAGCATAGTTTTGTTAGTTCGGTTTTGGGTAACCAATTGTTTTGACCCCTGAAAAGGCAGCCAACTTCCAAATATTGATTTAAGGTGATCTTCAAACCTTGTAGCATGgcatgaagaaaaaaagaaagaagaaataaCCAAAATGGTCAAACAATTACGACCTCAATGGCCACACCATTAAATTTTACCAGGAATTTTTAGAACAGCAGGTTCATTCAAATAGAGTACACCTCAATGCCATAAACAGCTGCAAGACGCGGCAATAAAAAGAGAATATTAAAAAGGAAAttacaaaaatgaaaagaaaaaaagtcaaTTGAACCCAGTTTGACAGTGAACTAAGACTTGATAAGCACCACTAATAAGTACGTTTCTGTGCAATGGCCCAGAAAATTGTACTAAAACTATCAACTATTAACTACAATATATAGAGAATTTAGTGGCATACCTTGTGACTCATCGTCTTCTACTTCAACCTGAACCGGCTTTTGCCAAACCGGCTCGTCAACAATGAGAACATTATTGACATCCGACTTAGTTTCGgtcttctttctctttttcttcttctttttctcttcgTCTACATTACTTTCATATCTTTTTAAATACTCCTTGAGAGAGTTAGATCCTGATGATGGAGCAACCATGGTCCTTGTTACACACCTGTTTTAACAGAAGCATTACTTACTTAAATATTTGCACACAATAAAGGTTAAATCATATGAACACAAAGTATCAAACATAAACTTAAGATCGAGGACAAAATTAGGATTGTTAAACGTCCTGGAGTTTTAAATACGAATTCTGATTCATATACTATATATGACGATAGAAGAAAAATAAGACCCAACACCCATTATATCTATTCATTCACAAGTAATAAGAAGTTTATAATCACAAGCCTAGAACGTATACAATCAATCCATGATTTCAAATGGTGCATTAATATCGTTTACCTCTTCTAaatcaaatttctttaattttttaggTCTTCGCTCTCTACCTTGAGTGTTTGACAGCTCGACTTATTGAAGTAGCACTTAGCTTtgaagttatttttttataaaataagtttGTATTTGGCAGCTCTACAAGAAATGCAGCATGCCttttaaaacacataataaGGTAAACAAGTACAGAAATGGGGCTGTGCTTACGTTAACTGAGGCATGTCCTAAACAATGTACGCACAAGTAACACGACCGATTCTTAACgatttacatacaataatttCATGTAACATAAACCTGTATTAATACTTCCATATAATCGCATACGTTAAGTCACGAACACTTTAGAGACAAATGCCGTAAAGTCACCGAAGAATCTATGTGTTGAATAAAGTCACACTAGGGCCTAGGCTGCATTATAGTTATTCAAAAGTGTATATATCTATGTAAACATCTTACTTGATTTTATCGTATTCGGGGTTTATGTATTTCTAATCGATAATGTTATGGAATTGTTAAGTTTTAATTAAAgctacaataaaaaaaaaaaagggaaagcCGGTAGATTAATTAAAAAGGATGGGGGAAAAAATAAACCCTAGAATCGAAACGAAGAGgattaaaaaagattgaaattgaagaaggattataaataaataaataaaacttactTGAGAAGTCGAGGAAtctaaagagatgaagattgaGATTGTTTGTGATGATGGAATCGAACGGCGATGAATTGGGGGGAAGAAAACAAAGTACTCAAAGAAAACGGATGTGAGgggaattttatataaaaagatgaaacaTGGAGGGGGTGAGGACATATTTGtttgactcttacgagtcgcgaGTCGACTCTCTCACGAGTCGAGTCGATTTGGACCGAAAACGAGGCGACTCGTTGTGTGACTCATTTTTctcctgactcttacgagtcgcgaTGTGAATTTGAAACGAGTCACTACAAGTCGCAAATTTATCATTGTTGTAGTTTGAtaatatggttatatattatatatcatatttatggttacattattttgtatgttatatatgtattttttattcttttagtacgaatttggagataaactgtaagtttatgacttaaaagtatcaaatatgtaatattttggtaatgtattaaagtaatccacttagaatttgtttataaatacgtcacatatatatataattatacactATTATGTAGTATATACAAATGTCcggactcttacgagtcgagtcacgagtcagAAATCAggttttcgagtcgagtcaaaagttacgagtcgacaactatggaTGAGGATATGTTGgat includes the following:
- the LOC122606042 gene encoding BUD13 homolog, with the translated sequence MVAPSSGSNSLKEYLKRYESNVDEEKKKKKKRKKTETKSDVNNVLIVDEPVWQKPVQVEVEDDESQDEEKPQVNEDIEVKRIKRLEERKNRRPFGAISEDGSGWVPVSENANSLNSDDPNSDISPPRKRRARNDTPSPGHELDPSRTVLNSDISPPHKQRNQNDTPSPEPHAHDMSPPRKRRARFDTPSPEPNSDPDLSPPRKGRTRESLNSDISPPRNSRTRDSVNSDLSPPRRGQRRSSNKSHPHASVVEDLSPPRKKSGNGHQQSIPATDLSPPRRTAKESERPKTGLVSGKYMKEEIAKTKKADFLRFQNMDPSISGRGAEGVRRDKRTGQRMTKEQIESLQKKDEKPKEIKLEWGKGLAQKREAEERWQELELEKSKPFARTRDDPDLDKMLKDTLRWGDPMAHLVKKKHSELVLPDMGDNERMKESGFIVPQEVPKHSWLKRRLDAAPNRYGITPGRHWDGVDRSNGFEKQMFNRKNEKQATEREAYLWSVADM